Genomic segment of Dehalogenimonas alkenigignens:
TTCCAGGTTAAAGCCGGCGAGATCGAGGAGTCCTTACGGCTCATCCGCGACGCGGTCAACCTGGAGGAGACCGGCCCGGTGCGAGCTGAATGCCGTCCCGGCAGCGGTTACGCCGCGGCGGCGGTCGAAGCGGCCAGAGGCCAGAACCTGCACTGGGTCTATTTCAAAAACGGCCGGGTGGACCGGTGGAAGGCGCGCACCGCTTCATTCAGCAACTGGCTGGCGATGGAGCATGCGGTCATCGGCAATATCGTGCCGGACTTTCCGCTGATCAACAAGAGCATGAATCTGTCATACGCCGGGAATGATCTATGAGCCTTTCACAAATTATCGGCAACATCCTGGGACCCAAACGCGCGGCGGCGCTGGTGTTCAATGAGTCGGAGTTCGAAAAAATCGGACTTGAGCTGAAGGGGGAGATCGACCGGGTCTTCGGCAGAAGCCTGGCGATCAGGGAACTGGATACCGGGTCGGACAACGCCGTCGAGATCGAGTTGAACAATTTAGGCACACCGTATTACGACGTCGAAAGATTCGGCGTCTGCTTTGTCGCCTCGCCGCGCCATGCCGATGTCATCATCGTCACCGGGGCTGTCACCCTGAATATGGCCGAAGCGGCGCGCAAGACCTATGAGGCGATGCCCCAGCCGGGATGGGTTATCGCCGTCGGCGACGACGCGTGCGGCACCGGACTGGTCAGAGATTCGTATGCCGTACTGGGGGCAGCCGATAAAATCCTTCCGGTGGATTTCAAAATCCCGGGCAATCCGCCGACGCCGACCGACATCATCCGAGGCCTGCTGGCGTTTATGACAACTATCCTGAGTCAGAAAAAAAAGCGCTAAAGTGCCAAGGTGTTGTCTGCTCCATGATTGGTACACCTGTGTACCCATTTATCGACAGGATACCGCAGGTTCTATCGTGTCTTGCGAAATCCAGGGTAAATGCCGTACGACCGCCAGGGTTCCCAGGCTTTAAAGTCAGGCAAAAGTCATCGGGAAGTTTCGGGCAAAGGTTTTTCCTGGGACTCGGTCACAGTCATAAGGCTGCCATCGATTCAGGCGCCCCATATACCCCGGTGATTGACGATTAGGATATGCTCGTAATACCATTGACCCATGGATAATGTTTTGTCAAAAAAAATGCTCATAAAATCTGGCTTTCACGGCGCTGTTCTCAGCGCCCCGCCTGGTTATATTCAGCGTCTAGGTCTTATGGTGGAGACAGGCTTTTCGGGTCAGACGGGGCTGGATTTCATCCAAGCTTTTATCAAAGAAAAGAACGACTTGCCCTCCCTGGTACCTGCCATTGTCAAAGCCCTGAAGCCCGAAGGATTATTGTGGCTCACCTACCCCAAGGGGACATCAAAGGTGGACACTGATCTGAACAGGGATATTTTATGGGCGGAGATGGCCAATTACGGCCTGGCGGGAGTGGCTATCATCTCCATCGATGACACCTGGTCGGCAATGCGTTTCCGCCCGGCCGACAAAGTTGGCAAGTAACCACGAGGTATCAGGCTTTCTAATTTCCTTTATGCGCTTGCCCAATTGCACTTCAAGAAATTATTGGTCTACCCGATTAAAATTACGTAGAAATACCTATTTATTTTGTCTTCCGGCGGATGTATAACAGTACCAGACATCCGATGAATGACAGCCGTCCGGATAAAAGTATTGCCGCTGTGGTGGGCGAAAGGCGCAGCCAGCCTGCTTCCGCACTTCAGCCGTTTTCCAGTTTCACCCTGACATTGCCGATTGCCGGCGGTTTCCAAATACCGCTGCCTGGCATAGATTCCAACACCCTCGCGCCAGCAGAAATCGAAAAAGCCGACGAGTGGCATTGCTACCTGGGCTCCAGGTAGGGCTTGTTCCCCGGATTGACTAAATGGCCGTCCGGCGGCACTGCCTCTGCCCCCGAATTAAGAAATAGGAGTTAGCCGAATGAAGTATGTCGATGGGTACGTCATCGCGCTGCCGGAGAAAAATATGGCAGCTTACCGCCAAATGGCCGAGATGTCAGCCCGGGTCTGGAAAAAACACGGCGCTCTCGAATATTTCGAGTGTGTTGGTGAAGATCTCAACCCCAAGCCACAGCCGGGAGTGCCTCCGGAAATGGCCGGCACCACCTTCCCCAAAGCCCTGAGCATTAAACCCGGCGAGACGGTAGTTTTTTCGTTCGTAGTCTTCAAGTCACGGGCGCACCGGGATGAGGTGAACGCCATGGTGATGAAAGATCCGGAGATGAACGATCCACAGTACCAAGACAAGCCAATGCCATTCGATATGAAGCGGATGATCTACGGCGGTTTCAAAGTCATCGCCGAGGCGTAATCTTAACTCCAGAAGGAAGCCGTATGCAGAGAATCACCCCCAACCTGTGGTTTGACAACAATGCCGAGGAGGCCGCCGCCTTCTACACATCTACCTTCGGCAATTCAAAAACCGGATTAGTCACCCGCTACGGCGCGGAGGGGGCCAAAGTTTCCGGCATGGCAGAAGGCTCGGTGATGACAGTCGAGTTCCAGATCGAGGGATTCAACTCCATCGCCTTAAACGGCGGCCCGATATTCAAATTCACCCCGGCGGTGTCGTTCTTCCTGAATTTCGATCCGTCCAGGGATCCCGAAGCCAGGAAGCATCTGGACGCATTGTGGCAGAAACTCTCGACCGGCGGAACGGCGCTCATGCCGCTTGACAAATATCCCTTCAGCGAACGCTACGGCTGGATCCAGGATAGATACGGGGTCTCCTGGCAACTCATCCTGTCCGATCCCGGCGGGGAAGAACGGCCTTTCATTGTGCCTTCACTCTTGTTTGTGGGCGAAGTCGCCGGCCGGGCGGAAGAAGCGATCGAGTTGTACCGTTCGGTTTTTCCCGATTCCAGGCGGGGGCTTACCGCCCGCTTCGGCAAAGGCCAGGAGCCTGACAAAGAAGGCACGCTTATGTTCGCCGACTTTATGATCATGCACCAGTGGTTCGCCGCCATGGACAGCGCCGGGCCGCATCAATTCACCTTTAATGAAGCAATTTCACTGATGGTAGAGTGCAGGGACCAGGCGGAGATCGACCGCTATTGGGATAGGTTGATCGAAGACGGCGAGGAACAGCCCTGCGGCTGGCTCAAGGATAAATTCGGCGTGTCATGGCAGATTGTCCCTGCCGGGATGAACGAGATATTGCAGGACCCGGACCGACTGAAGAGGGAACGGGTAATGAAAGCCTTCTTTCAGATGAAGAAGATTGATGTTGCGGCGCTGAAGGCGGCGGCGCAGTAGCTACAGGATTATTGTCCGGTTGCCGTGGACAAAGACCCGGTGGGCGATATAGAGTTTCACGCCGTCGCTTAAGACCCGTTTCTCGATGTCGCGGCCTTTGGTGATCAAGTCGTCGACGGTATCCTGGTGGGAGATGGGCAGCGTCGCCTGGTGGATGATCGGGCCTTTATCGAGATTTACCGTGGCGAAGTGGGCGGTGGCGCCGATGATCTTAACCCCGCGCTCGAAGGCCTGATGATAAGGCCTGGCGCCTTCGAAAGCCGGGAGGAATGAGTGGTGGATGTTGATGACCCGGTTCTGGTAGCGCGACAGGAAATCTTCGCTTAAGACCTGCATGTAACGGGCCATGACGACGAAATCAATCCGATAACTCTCCAGAATTTCGAATTCCCGGCGCTCGGCCTGGGACTTATTCCCCGCGGTCTTGGGGACGACGCGGTAGGGGATGCCGAAAAACTCGGCGGCCGGCCGCAGGTCTTCATGGTTGCTGATGATGACCGGAATATCGCACCGCAGTTCACCAGCCTGATGGCGGAGCAGCAGGTCCCATAAGCAATGGTCATATTTGGAGACGAAGACCGCCATCTGCGGTTTGATATCCGAGAAGAATATTTCCCACTTACCGCCGAATCCGCCTTCGGCAGCCAGGCCGTCAACGGCCGCGGCGATGTGTTCGCGCTCGATCGAGAAGTTATGGATGTCCCATTCGACGCGCATGAAGAAGGTATTCGAATTACGCTCGACGAACTCGTCCAGGGTGATGATGTTGCCGCCGCGGTCGGAAATGAAGCCGGACACCGCGGCGATGATGCCGCGCCGGTCCTGGCAGCTGACTTTGAGTATAGCTGATGTCATGTTACCTTCATCGCGGCGCGGCGGGGCAAAGCGCGCCGTGCCCTACAGAAGTCCCATCCGCCGCTTGACCTCGACCATAGTCACTTTGGCGATGGCTCGGGCTTTTTCAGCGCCTTCTTTGATCACCCGGTCTAGATAGGCCTGGTCTTTGGCGATCTCGGCACGGCGGGCGCGCAGCGGCGCCAGGTATTCGTTGATGGCATTCCCGAGTTCTTTCTTACACTCGACGCAGCCGCGTGAGGCGGTGCGGCAGCCCTGAGCGATCTCATCGACGGCGGACGGCGTGAAGGTCTTGTGAAGTTTATAGATGTTGCAGACCTCGGGGTGGCCGGGATCGGCGCGCCTCATCCGAGCCGGGTCGGTGACGGCGCTCATCACCTTTTTCATCGTTTCTTCGGGCGTTGCTGCCAGCTCAATGTGGTTGTTCAAGGATTTGCTCATCTTGTCGCGGCCGTCCAGGCCGACCACCATCGGCACGCTGGTCAGGCGACCCTTGGGTTCGGGGAAGGTTTCGCCGAAGATGTCGTTGAAGCGCCGCACGATCTCGCGCGCCAGCTCCAGGTGGGGCAGCTGATCCTCGCCCACCGGAACGACCTCAGCTTTGTAAAGCACGATGTCGGCGGTCATCAGCACCGGGTAACCGACCAGACCGTAGTTGACGTTCTGCGGCTGCTGCTTGACCTTCTCTTTAAACGTCGGCACCCGGAGCAGCCAACTCAGTGGGGTAGCCATGCCCAGCAGGGTGAACAGTTCGGTCACTTCCGGCACATGGGACTGGACGAATAAAGTGCATTTCGAGGGGTCAAGGCCGGCGGCCAGCAGGTCGATCACCTGCTCCCTGATGTTTTCCTGAAGCAGGTGGGTGTCCTCCAGCGTGGTCAGGGCATGGATATCCACAACGCAGTAAACACATTCAAACTCGTCCTGCATCGCTACGTAGTTCTGCACTGCGCCAAGGTAGTTGCCAAGGTGAATGCGGCCGGTGGGCCGTATTCCGGAAAAGACGCGTTTTTTCATCGAAAATGAATCTCCTTAACGAAGGGCAATTGTAACACAGGGCTAAAAAGCCCTCAAACCGGAGAAAATCTGAAGAAATGTATTGACGCTGAACGCGGGAAGGCGTAATCTCTCCTAAACACGTCGTCGAGGTGCTGCTGTCCGATGAGACAGTGCGGTAAGTCTCGGGGGCGGGGTTCCCAATCAAACACAGGAGAAAACGATGGCTTTGCTAATCATCGGCGTCATTCTAACAGTCATTATCCTGCTCTTTCTCGGGTTCGGATTCAAGATTGTCCGCCCGACTCATCGGGGGCTGGTTGAACGGTTTGGCAAGTACAACAGGTTCGCCATGCCGGGTCTCAATGTCATCATCCCTTTCATCGATGACCTCCGGCAGGTCGATATTACCGAACGCATGGTTGATGCCGGTTCACAGGAGATCATCACCGCCGACAAACTGAATGCCTCGGTGGATGCTCAGGTCTATTTTAAGGTGAGGTCTTCGGAAGAGGGAGTCAAGGCTTCGCAATATAATGTCCAGGAATTTGAACGTCAGATAGTATCCTTGGCCCGGACTACTTTACGCAATATTATCGGCACGCTGACCCTTACTTCGGCCAATAGCGAGCGAAACGTCATCAATGGCAATCTCTATGCCACACTCGAAAAAGAAACGGGAAATTGGGGCATCGATATCGTACGCACCGAACTCAAAGAGATAAATCCGCCTGCCGATGTTCAGACCACGATGAATAGTGTCGTTATGGCGGAGAACAAGAAGCAAGCCGCAGTAGACTTTGCCACGGCAGCGGAGACAGAAGCTGATGGTAAACGACGCGCAGTCATCAAGGCGGCTGAGGGA
This window contains:
- the trpS gene encoding tryptophan--tRNA ligase, which codes for MKKRVFSGIRPTGRIHLGNYLGAVQNYVAMQDEFECVYCVVDIHALTTLEDTHLLQENIREQVIDLLAAGLDPSKCTLFVQSHVPEVTELFTLLGMATPLSWLLRVPTFKEKVKQQPQNVNYGLVGYPVLMTADIVLYKAEVVPVGEDQLPHLELAREIVRRFNDIFGETFPEPKGRLTSVPMVVGLDGRDKMSKSLNNHIELAATPEETMKKVMSAVTDPARMRRADPGHPEVCNIYKLHKTFTPSAVDEIAQGCRTASRGCVECKKELGNAINEYLAPLRARRAEIAKDQAYLDRVIKEGAEKARAIAKVTMVEVKRRMGLL
- a CDS encoding SPFH domain-containing protein gives rise to the protein MALLIIGVILTVIILLFLGFGFKIVRPTHRGLVERFGKYNRFAMPGLNVIIPFIDDLRQVDITERMVDAGSQEIITADKLNASVDAQVYFKVRSSEEGVKASQYNVQEFERQIVSLARTTLRNIIGTLTLTSANSERNVINGNLYATLEKETGNWGIDIVRTELKEINPPADVQTTMNSVVMAENKKQAAVDFATAAETEADGKRRAVIKAAEGARQAAILEAEGNKQSRILVAEGEAAAIKLVNEAAEAYFKGNAQVLRRLQAVETSLTSNTKIVLPSGTAITNVIGSLAGVETPDA
- a CDS encoding DUF1428 domain-containing protein; protein product: MKYVDGYVIALPEKNMAAYRQMAEMSARVWKKHGALEYFECVGEDLNPKPQPGVPPEMAGTTFPKALSIKPGETVVFSFVVFKSRAHRDEVNAMVMKDPEMNDPQYQDKPMPFDMKRMIYGGFKVIAEA
- a CDS encoding NADH-quinone oxidoreductase subunit B family protein, whose amino-acid sequence is MSLSQIIGNILGPKRAAALVFNESEFEKIGLELKGEIDRVFGRSLAIRELDTGSDNAVEIELNNLGTPYYDVERFGVCFVASPRHADVIIVTGAVTLNMAEAARKTYEAMPQPGWVIAVGDDACGTGLVRDSYAVLGAADKILPVDFKIPGNPPTPTDIIRGLLAFMTTILSQKKKR
- a CDS encoding VOC family protein is translated as MQRITPNLWFDNNAEEAAAFYTSTFGNSKTGLVTRYGAEGAKVSGMAEGSVMTVEFQIEGFNSIALNGGPIFKFTPAVSFFLNFDPSRDPEARKHLDALWQKLSTGGTALMPLDKYPFSERYGWIQDRYGVSWQLILSDPGGEERPFIVPSLLFVGEVAGRAEEAIELYRSVFPDSRRGLTARFGKGQEPDKEGTLMFADFMIMHQWFAAMDSAGPHQFTFNEAISLMVECRDQAEIDRYWDRLIEDGEEQPCGWLKDKFGVSWQIVPAGMNEILQDPDRLKRERVMKAFFQMKKIDVAALKAAAQ
- the purU gene encoding formyltetrahydrofolate deformylase; its protein translation is MTSAILKVSCQDRRGIIAAVSGFISDRGGNIITLDEFVERNSNTFFMRVEWDIHNFSIEREHIAAAVDGLAAEGGFGGKWEIFFSDIKPQMAVFVSKYDHCLWDLLLRHQAGELRCDIPVIISNHEDLRPAAEFFGIPYRVVPKTAGNKSQAERREFEILESYRIDFVVMARYMQVLSEDFLSRYQNRVINIHHSFLPAFEGARPYHQAFERGVKIIGATAHFATVNLDKGPIIHQATLPISHQDTVDDLITKGRDIEKRVLSDGVKLYIAHRVFVHGNRTIIL